A portion of the Deltaproteobacteria bacterium genome contains these proteins:
- a CDS encoding ABC transporter permease, which yields MRPFLILSLKEIKDTFFSKTALLFLVLVSFIVGYGFLAAVGLYSEQSLAAVNNLLYARGFEPVPGVFGPTYGGLFVLFSLFLPFVIIPLVSLEKEHNTLSILTQLPFSFKDILIAKIIAAFLFLLFVLMLTFPCIILWRIYGGHIPFNELFLLISGYLLYGMFVVSVSFFSASLFDSTANASIFSIFLIISSWVIDFGRNMNMSPFQSSISGWTVTRVLKYFENGILSFTAVMYFILICSVFFVLAYIFLRFDLRGKWKSISLAVILFLFAMFIISHITLNVDMTESHRNSFSSNISKSLKKVPNLEIDVYMGKGDSRFEDYQRSFLKKLDLVRNDVKVKMMTGNELKKNYGLFVYKVNGKSEKTYSNSEQEIFPIIFKLAGISVGHGNEEARFPGHPLVVKEKLSIIQYTYYLLIPMGMILAFVVKNFKFRRRFKK from the coding sequence GGCCGTTTCTTATACTCAGTCTAAAAGAAATTAAGGATACGTTTTTCTCAAAAACAGCTTTATTGTTCCTGGTGCTTGTGAGTTTTATTGTTGGATACGGGTTTCTTGCGGCCGTTGGTTTATATAGTGAACAAAGCCTGGCTGCGGTTAACAATCTTTTGTATGCGAGGGGCTTTGAGCCGGTACCGGGCGTATTTGGACCAACTTACGGCGGCTTGTTTGTCCTTTTTTCCTTGTTTCTACCGTTTGTGATAATTCCGCTGGTAAGTCTTGAAAAAGAGCACAATACCTTATCCATTCTAACGCAACTCCCTTTCAGCTTTAAAGATATTCTTATAGCAAAAATAATAGCTGCCTTTCTATTCTTGTTGTTTGTCCTGATGTTAACATTTCCGTGTATTATTTTGTGGAGAATATATGGTGGGCATATCCCGTTTAACGAGTTATTCCTGTTGATATCAGGGTATCTGCTTTATGGCATGTTTGTCGTATCGGTATCATTTTTTTCGGCATCTCTGTTCGACAGTACGGCGAATGCTTCAATCTTTTCAATATTCTTAATCATATCATCATGGGTAATCGATTTCGGTAGAAATATGAACATGTCGCCGTTTCAATCCTCTATTTCAGGGTGGACGGTCACCCGGGTCCTAAAGTATTTTGAAAACGGTATTCTCTCTTTTACAGCCGTCATGTATTTTATTCTAATCTGCTCTGTCTTTTTTGTCTTGGCCTATATCTTTTTAAGGTTTGATTTAAGGGGTAAGTGGAAATCAATATCCTTGGCAGTTATTCTATTCCTGTTTGCCATGTTTATTATTTCTCACATTACGCTTAACGTTGACATGACAGAAAGTCATAGAAACTCATTTTCCTCCAACATTTCAAAATCGCTGAAAAAGGTTCCTAACCTTGAAATCGACGTATATATGGGAAAAGGAGATTCCAGATTTGAAGATTATCAAAGGAGCTTTCTGAAAAAGCTGGATCTGGTAAGAAATGATGTGAAAGTTAAGATGATGACGGGTAACGAACTCAAGAAGAACTATGGGTTGTTTGTTTACAAAGTCAATGGAAAGTCCGAGAAAACATACTCTAACAGTGAACAGGAAATATTCCCGATAATATTTAAACTTGCCGGGATAAGTGTCGGTCATGGGAATGAGGAAGCCAGGTTTCCCGGACACCCACTTGTTGTGAAAGAAAAATTGTCAATTATTCAGTACACATATTATTTGCTGATTCCCATGGGAATGATATTGGCGTTTGTAGTTAAAAACTTTAAATTCAGAAGGAGGTTTAAAAAATGA